In the genome of Desulfonatronovibrio magnus, one region contains:
- a CDS encoding efflux RND transporter permease subunit produces MLYKFFIDRPIFASVLSIVMTLAGIMALMSLPVAQYPEISPPTINVSATYPGASAEVVEQAVAAPIEEQVNGVEGMISMSSTSSNDGSYSLTVTFDVGRDLDLAAVDVQNRVSLAEPKLPDMVKRLGVTVNKQSTNMLLAVNLTSPNDTYDALFLINYAKINLTDALARLPGVGKVDAFGAGDFSMRIWADPDKMASMGIVASDIERALQDQNVQAPAGQVGQAPAPPGTLFQYTVRVRGQLTEVEEFLDVIIKTADDGAAVRLRDVAQVELGADFYNMFSRFSGKPTATLMIYQLPGANALGVVKELYAAMEELSEAFPDDVAYEILYDTTEFVSRSVEEVVHTLFEAFALVFLVVFLFLQNWRATLIPMVAVPVSLIGAFIAFPVLGFSLNIFTLFALVLAIGLVVDDAIVVVEATQLNIDEKGMAPREATLKAMEEVAGPVVANGLVIAAVFIPVAFLGGIAGVLYQQFALTLTVSVWISVLNALTLSPALAALLLRRTRPGRGPLAWFFRQFNRFFEACTRGYTATVRTSIRGWALTLCVLAALFGSTYGLLRILPTGFMPPEDQGYFLVSAQLPPAASLERTDAVLRKIEAYLDDAPGVRGYISLGGFNLLGGGISSNAGTLFVVLDSWDERTTPDLSLDAILARAGKFFWSIGDGLVFGFSPPPIPGLGATGGVEIQIQDRTGAGMEDLNRVTHDFIAAAAQRPEVSSPFTTFSMNVPQLMLELDRDKAKNMGVPLTEIYSALQAFLGGLYINDLNKFGRTYRVMLQAQPEFRARPEDIQNFYVRNAQGNMVPLSTMITVSDISGPEYISRFNVYPSVSVTASAAPGSSSGQLIAALEETAAQTLPLGFGYEWTGMALQEKESAGKYGPVFVLALLMVFLCLAALYESWAIPLAVLFALPLGAFGAFGGQWLRGLDNNIYAQIGLVMLIGLAAKNAVLIVEYAKVAYERGMNARDAALEAARVRFRPILMTSLAFIFGVLPLVTATGALASSRHALGTSVFAGMIAATFLGVIFVPFLYALVTSAVEKVRGKKT; encoded by the coding sequence ATGCTGTACAAATTTTTCATCGACCGGCCCATCTTTGCCTCGGTTCTGTCCATTGTCATGACCCTGGCCGGGATCATGGCCCTGATGAGCCTGCCCGTGGCCCAGTACCCGGAAATCAGCCCGCCCACGATCAATGTCAGCGCCACCTACCCCGGCGCTTCGGCCGAGGTCGTGGAACAGGCCGTGGCCGCGCCCATCGAGGAGCAGGTCAACGGCGTGGAAGGCATGATCTCCATGTCCTCCACCAGCTCCAACGACGGCAGCTACAGCCTGACCGTCACCTTTGACGTGGGCCGCGACCTGGACCTGGCCGCGGTGGACGTCCAGAACCGGGTCAGTCTGGCCGAGCCCAAGCTGCCGGACATGGTCAAGCGCCTGGGCGTCACGGTGAACAAGCAGTCCACGAACATGCTCCTGGCCGTGAACCTGACATCGCCCAACGACACCTATGACGCGCTGTTTTTGATCAACTACGCCAAGATCAACCTGACCGACGCCCTGGCCCGGCTGCCCGGCGTGGGCAAGGTGGATGCCTTTGGGGCCGGCGATTTTTCCATGCGCATCTGGGCGGACCCGGACAAGATGGCCTCCATGGGCATCGTGGCCTCGGACATTGAGCGGGCCCTCCAGGACCAGAACGTCCAGGCCCCGGCAGGACAGGTCGGGCAGGCCCCGGCCCCTCCGGGAACGCTTTTTCAGTATACGGTCCGGGTCCGCGGTCAGCTCACGGAAGTTGAGGAATTTCTGGACGTGATCATCAAGACCGCAGACGACGGGGCCGCGGTCCGCCTGCGGGACGTGGCCCAGGTGGAGCTGGGCGCGGATTTTTACAACATGTTCAGCCGCTTTTCCGGAAAACCCACGGCCACGCTGATGATCTACCAGCTTCCCGGGGCCAACGCCCTGGGCGTGGTGAAGGAGCTTTACGCGGCCATGGAAGAGCTGTCCGAGGCCTTTCCCGACGACGTGGCCTATGAGATCCTTTACGACACTACGGAATTCGTTTCCAGGTCCGTTGAGGAGGTGGTGCATACCCTGTTCGAGGCCTTTGCCCTGGTCTTTCTTGTGGTATTCCTGTTCCTGCAGAACTGGCGGGCCACCCTGATCCCCATGGTCGCCGTGCCCGTGTCCCTCATCGGCGCATTCATCGCCTTCCCGGTACTTGGCTTTTCCCTGAACATCTTCACCCTGTTTGCCCTGGTCCTAGCCATCGGCCTGGTGGTGGACGACGCCATCGTGGTGGTGGAGGCCACGCAGCTGAACATTGACGAGAAAGGCATGGCGCCCCGGGAGGCGACCCTCAAGGCCATGGAAGAGGTGGCCGGCCCTGTGGTGGCCAACGGCCTGGTGATCGCCGCGGTGTTCATCCCGGTGGCCTTTCTGGGCGGTATCGCCGGGGTGCTCTACCAGCAGTTCGCCTTGACCCTGACGGTATCCGTGTGGATCTCGGTGCTCAATGCCCTGACCCTGAGCCCGGCCCTGGCCGCGCTGCTCCTGCGGCGCACCAGGCCCGGTCGCGGCCCGCTGGCCTGGTTTTTCCGGCAGTTCAACCGCTTTTTCGAGGCCTGCACCCGGGGCTACACCGCCACGGTGCGGACCTCCATTCGCGGCTGGGCCTTGACTTTGTGCGTGCTGGCCGCGCTTTTCGGCTCCACCTACGGGCTGCTGCGCATCCTGCCCACGGGCTTCATGCCACCCGAGGACCAGGGCTATTTCCTGGTCAGCGCACAGCTGCCGCCGGCTGCTTCCCTGGAGCGTACGGATGCGGTCCTGCGCAAGATTGAGGCCTACCTGGACGACGCCCCGGGCGTGCGGGGCTACATCTCCCTGGGCGGGTTCAACCTGCTGGGCGGAGGGATTTCTTCCAATGCCGGGACCTTGTTCGTGGTCCTGGATTCCTGGGATGAGCGGACCACGCCCGACCTGAGCCTGGACGCCATCCTGGCCAGGGCCGGCAAGTTTTTTTGGAGCATTGGCGATGGGTTGGTGTTCGGGTTTTCCCCGCCACCCATTCCCGGCCTGGGGGCCACGGGCGGCGTGGAGATCCAGATCCAGGACCGGACCGGGGCCGGCATGGAGGACTTGAACCGGGTGACGCACGACTTCATTGCTGCTGCGGCCCAGCGCCCGGAGGTGAGCAGTCCGTTCACCACGTTTTCCATGAACGTGCCGCAGCTCATGCTGGAACTGGATCGGGACAAGGCCAAGAACATGGGCGTGCCCCTGACCGAGATCTATTCGGCCCTGCAGGCCTTTCTTGGCGGACTGTACATCAACGATTTGAACAAGTTCGGCCGGACCTACCGGGTCATGCTCCAGGCCCAGCCCGAGTTCCGGGCCAGGCCCGAGGACATCCAGAATTTTTACGTGCGCAACGCCCAAGGCAACATGGTTCCCCTGTCCACCATGATCACGGTGAGCGATATTTCCGGCCCGGAATACATCTCCAGGTTCAACGTGTACCCGTCTGTGAGCGTGACTGCCAGCGCCGCGCCGGGCTCCAGCAGCGGCCAGCTCATCGCGGCCCTGGAGGAAACCGCGGCCCAAACCCTGCCCCTGGGCTTCGGGTACGAATGGACGGGCATGGCCCTGCAGGAGAAGGAGTCCGCCGGCAAGTACGGGCCGGTCTTTGTTCTGGCCCTGCTGATGGTCTTCCTGTGCCTGGCCGCCCTGTACGAGAGCTGGGCCATTCCCCTGGCCGTGCTCTTCGCCCTGCCCCTGGGCGCGTTCGGCGCGTTCGGCGGGCAGTGGCTGCGCGGCCTGGATAACAACATCTACGCCCAGATCGGCCTGGTCATGCTCATCGGCCTGGCAGCCAAGAACGCCGTGCTCATTGTGGAATACGCCAAGGTTGCCTACGAGCGGGGCATGAACGCCAGGGACGCGGCCCTGGAAGCGGCCAGGGTCCGCTTTCGGCCGATCCTGATGACCTCCCTGGCCTTCATCTTCGGGGTCCTGCCCCTGGTCACGGCTACCGGGGCCCTGGCTTCTTCCCGGCACGCCCTGGGCACATCGGTCTTTGCCGGGATGATCGCGGCCACCTTCCTGGGCGTGATCTTTGTGCCGTTCCTGTACGCCCTGGTGACGAGCGCGGTGGAGAAGGTGCGGGGGAAAAAAACGTAG